Proteins co-encoded in one Bubalus bubalis isolate 160015118507 breed Murrah chromosome 7, NDDB_SH_1, whole genome shotgun sequence genomic window:
- the NKX3-2 gene encoding homeobox protein Nkx-3.2, with product MAVRGANTLTPFSIQAILNKKEERGGLPATEGRSVPGGTAVAVASAPAVCCWRLFGETDAGALGGAEDSLLASPAGTRTAAGLTAESPGGWDSDSALSEENEGGRRCADPPGASGACRAGATLGLGQPVCELPAAKDLEEEAAGRSDSEMSASVSGDRSPRAEDDGVGPGGARVPTLCGGGGGGRPAGGAEEEEGPAAPKPRKKRSRAAFSHAQVFELERRFNHQRYLSGPERADLAASLKLTETQVKIWFQNRRYKTKRRQMAADLLASAPAAKKVAVKVLVRDDQRQYLPGEVLRPPSLLPLQPSYYYPYYCLPGWALSTCAAAAGTQ from the exons ATGGCTGTGCGCGGCGCCAACACCTTGACGCCCTTCTCCATCCAGGCGATCCTCAACAAGAAAGAGGAGCGCGGCGGGCTGCCCGCGACCGAGGGGCGCTCGGTACCCGGGGGCACAGCGGTGGCAGTGGCTTCGGCGCCCGCTGTCTGTTGCTGGCGGCTCTTTGGGGAGACAGACGCGGGCGCGCTGGGGGGCGCCGAGGACTCTCTGTTGGCGTCGCCTGCGGGGACCAGAACGGCTGCGGGGCTGACCGCGGAGAGCCCGGGCGGCTGGGACTCGGACTCGGCGCTGAGCGAGGAGAACGAGGGCGGCCGGCGCTGCGCGGACCCGCCGGGGGCCAGCGGCGCCTGCCGTGCAGGGGCGACCCTGGGCCTCGGCCAGCCGGTCTGCGAGCTGCCCGCCGCCAAGGACCTGGAGGAGGAAGCCGCAGGCCGGAGCGACAGTGAGATGTCGGCCAGCGTCTCAG GCGACCGCAGCCCGAGGGCCGAGGACGACGGGGTTGGCCCGGGAGGCGCACGCGTGCCCACGCtgtgcggcggcggcggcggcggcaggccGGCGGGCGgcgcggaggaggaggaggggcccgCCGCGCCCAAGCCCCGCAAGAAGCGTTCGCGCGCCGCCTTCTCGCACGCGCAGGTCTTCGAGCTGGAGCGCCGCTTCAACCACCAGCGCTACCTGTCCGGGCCAGAGCGCGCTGACCTGGCCGCGTCGCTGAAGCTCACTGAGACGCAGGTGAAGATCTGGTTCCAGAACCGTCGCTACAAGACCAAGCGCCGGCAGATGGCTGCCGACCTGCTGGCCTCGGCGCCCGCCGCCAAGAAGGTGGCGGTGAAGGTGCTGGTCCGCGACGATCAGAGACAGTACCTGCCCGGAGAGGTGCTGCGACCACCCTCGCTGTTGCCCCTGCAGCCCTCCTACTATTACCCTTATTACTGCCTCCCCGGCTGGGCGCTCTCCACGTGCGCGGCCGCCGCGGGCACCCAGTGA